CGGCATCGCGATGGGCAGTGGCACCGACGTGGCGATGGAAAGTGCGCAGGTCACCTTGGTGAAGGGCGAGCTGGGCGCGATCGTGCGTGCGCGCAAGCTGTCGCAGGGTACCGTGCGCAACATCCACCAGAACCTGTTCTTCGCCTTCATCTACAACGCGGTCGGCGTGCCGCTGGCCGCCGGCGTGCTGTACCCGTGGTTCGGCATCACGCTGTCGCCGGTGATTGCCGCGCTGGCGATGAGCCTGAGCTCGGTGTCGGTGGTGAGCAATGCACTGCGGCTGCGTCGGCTGCGTTTGTGACGCCGTGCCCGCAATGGGCAGTGCGAGGGGCGTTCATTCGTTCGTTTGTTCGGGTGATGCTTTAAACTTTGTGCTTCCCTTTTGCATGAAGTCACTGCATGAGTCGCACTCTAGCCGAATGGCTGGCGTACCAGGAACGCGTCAACGTCCACAGCATCGAGCTGGGACTGGACCGGGTTCGCGAGGTTTGGCGACGGATGAGCGCGCCGGCGCCGGCGAAACGGGTGATCACGGTCGGCGGCACCAACGGCAAGGGTTCTACCGTGGCATTGCTGGAGGCGATGCTGCGTGCCGCCGACCTGCGCGTGGGCGCATTCACCTCGCCGCACCTGCTGGAATACAACGAGCGCGTGCGCATTGGCGGCGTCGATGCCGATGACGCTGCGCTGATCGCCTCTTTCGAGCGGATCGAGGCGTCACGCGGCAGCATGCCGTTGACCTATTTCGAATTCGGCGCGCTGGCCGCGCTGGACCTGTTCGCCCGTGCCGCGCTGGACGTGGCGGTGCTGGAAGTCGGCCTGGGCGGGCGGCTGGATGCGGTCAACATCATCGACGCCGACGTGGCGGTGATCACCACGGTGGACCTGGACCACATGGAATGGCTTGGCCCGGACCGCGACAGCATCGGACACGAGAAGGCCGGCATCGCGCGTGCCGGACGGCCGGCGATCGTGGGCGAGCTGGACCCGCCGGCTGGGCTGCTCGACGCGCTGGCCGAGCGCGGCGCGCGGGTCGAGCGGGCCGGCATCGATTTCAGCATCGAGCGGCACCAGGACGGCTGGCGCTGGCGCCACCGCGACGGCAGCGCGATGGAGCTGCCCGACCCGGCATTGGCGGCGCCGGTGCAGTACGCGAATGCGGCAGCGGCGATCGCCGCGTTGCACGCGCTTGACCTGGAGGCGTTCACGCCGAGCAGTTTTTTCGCGGCGGTCAGCGCGGGCCTGCACGAGGTACGGGTGCCGGCGCGGTTGCAGTCGATCGGCGGCGAGCCGCCGGTGATCGTGGATGTGGGCCACAATCCGCAGGCCGCCCGCGCGCTGGCCGAATGGCTGGATCTGCAGGCGCCGACGCGGGTGCATGCGGTGTACGGCGCGTTGGCGGACAAGGACGTGGCCGGGGTGATCGGTGCGCTCGGCCCGCACATTGGCCACTGGCACCTGGCCGGGCTGGACCAGGCCACCCCGCGCGGCATGCCGGTGGCCGCGCTGGCTGCGGTGCTGCGGCAGGTGCTGCCGCAGGCGCCGTACGACGCGCATGCTGACGTGACCGCCGCGCTGGCGGCGGCCCGCGCCGTCGCACAGCCGAACGAACGCATCCTCGCGTTCGGCTCGTTCTTCGTGGCCAGCGCGGTGCTCGCTGAACGCATCGGCTGAGGGTGAGCCATGGCGTCCGGCGCGGGCAGGTATAATTGCGTTGTTGTGCACCGCGTTTGCCGCCCTGGAGCGAAAACTTGAAAACACGCCTGCTGGGAGCCGCCGTCCTGATTGCGCTGGCGGTTCTGTTCGTGCCCATGTTCTTTTCCAGTACCCCGCCGGCGCCGGGCGGCGACCAGGCGGTCAGTCTGGCGATCCCGCCAGCGCCGGACCGTGACCTGCAGACGCGCACCATGAGCCTGGCGGCGGGCGCCGCGAGCGCCGCCAGCGCGCCGTCGCCGTCGGCACCGCCGGCCTCGAGCGACCGGCTGGCCACGGTGAACATCGGCTCCAGCCGCCCGCGCGACGTCGAAACCGACCCCGAGGCGGGCAAG
This genomic stretch from Rhodanobacter thiooxydans harbors:
- the folC gene encoding bifunctional tetrahydrofolate synthase/dihydrofolate synthase encodes the protein MSRTLAEWLAYQERVNVHSIELGLDRVREVWRRMSAPAPAKRVITVGGTNGKGSTVALLEAMLRAADLRVGAFTSPHLLEYNERVRIGGVDADDAALIASFERIEASRGSMPLTYFEFGALAALDLFARAALDVAVLEVGLGGRLDAVNIIDADVAVITTVDLDHMEWLGPDRDSIGHEKAGIARAGRPAIVGELDPPAGLLDALAERGARVERAGIDFSIERHQDGWRWRHRDGSAMELPDPALAAPVQYANAAAAIAALHALDLEAFTPSSFFAAVSAGLHEVRVPARLQSIGGEPPVIVDVGHNPQAARALAEWLDLQAPTRVHAVYGALADKDVAGVIGALGPHIGHWHLAGLDQATPRGMPVAALAAVLRQVLPQAPYDAHADVTAALAAARAVAQPNERILAFGSFFVASAVLAERIG